Proteins from a genomic interval of Ferrovibrio terrae:
- the ccoP gene encoding cytochrome-c oxidase, cbb3-type subunit III: MSVGERDPYTGHMTTGHEWNGIKELNAPVPKAVLFFLAVTFLFSLGYWILMPAWPTGVAYTRGLLGIDQRTTVAESMAAAAQGRAGWAQKVSDGDYAAIQADTVLMRTVRQTGHTLFGDNCAVCHGQQGQGGKGYPAIAKAPWLWGGEPETLAETIRVGINATHPDTRVSQMMAFGRDKVLERPDLLKVAAYVHSLSQKTDASAATLQEGKVVFDANCVACHGDDAKGKRDVGAPDLTDAFWIYGSDLQGIYSTIYDGRQGQMPGWENRLSPLERKILTLYLLDLRKKS; this comes from the coding sequence ATGTCGGTAGGCGAGCGCGATCCCTACACCGGCCATATGACGACCGGGCATGAGTGGAACGGTATCAAAGAGCTGAATGCGCCGGTGCCAAAGGCAGTGCTGTTCTTCCTTGCCGTCACTTTCCTCTTCTCGCTGGGCTACTGGATTCTGATGCCGGCCTGGCCGACGGGTGTCGCCTATACCCGGGGCCTGCTGGGCATCGACCAGCGCACGACGGTGGCCGAAAGCATGGCGGCTGCTGCGCAGGGCCGTGCCGGCTGGGCACAGAAGGTCAGCGATGGCGACTATGCCGCCATTCAGGCCGATACTGTGCTGATGCGCACCGTGCGCCAGACCGGCCATACGCTGTTCGGCGACAACTGTGCGGTCTGCCATGGCCAGCAGGGCCAGGGCGGCAAGGGCTACCCGGCGATTGCCAAAGCGCCGTGGCTATGGGGTGGTGAGCCGGAAACCTTGGCCGAGACCATCCGTGTCGGCATCAATGCCACGCATCCGGATACCCGCGTGTCGCAGATGATGGCCTTTGGCCGCGACAAGGTCCTGGAACGTCCTGATCTGCTCAAGGTCGCCGCCTATGTGCATTCGCTGTCACAGAAGACAGATGCGTCTGCCGCCACGCTGCAGGAGGGCAAGGTCGTGTTCGACGCCAACTGCGTCGCCTGCCATGGCGATGACGCCAAAGGCAAGCGCGATGTCGGTGCGCCCGACCTGACTGATGCTTTCTGGATTTATGGCAGCGATCTGCAGGGGATCTACAGCACGATATACGACGGCCGTCAGGGTCAGATGCCGGGTTGGGAAAACCGCCTGTCGCCGCTGGAACGCAAAATCCTGACGCTGTACCTGCTCGACCTGCGTAAGAAGAGCTGA
- a CDS encoding cbb3-type cytochrome oxidase subunit 3 codes for MFDFDHGSVVAFAKSFGLFYLIALSVGVLIYAYWPSNKQRFEDAARNIIHDEDKPCR; via the coding sequence ATGTTCGACTTCGATCACGGCAGTGTCGTCGCCTTCGCGAAATCCTTCGGGCTATTCTATCTGATCGCGCTGTCGGTCGGTGTGCTGATCTATGCCTACTGGCCATCCAACAAACAGCGTTTCGAAGATGCGGCCCGCAACATCATTCACGACGAGGACAAGCCATGTCGGTAG
- the ccoO gene encoding cytochrome-c oxidase, cbb3-type subunit II: MSIFGFHYKLERNAIGFTLAVIAMASIGGFVEIAPLFTIDETVEAAPDMRVYTPLELAGRNIYIREGCYACHSQMIRTLRDEVERYGPYSLAVESKYDHPMLWGSKRTGPDIARLGGKYSDQWHVAHLINPRDVVAESKMPNYGWLMRDTLRVDDLGLHLKAMRKVGVPYTDAQIANATKDAIGQASPDSDAAAGVSERYGEATNVRAFDGVPGTVTEMDAVVAYLQILGRLTDAAHKTPMKTE, from the coding sequence ATGTCGATCTTTGGTTTCCACTACAAGCTGGAACGTAACGCCATCGGTTTCACCCTTGCCGTCATTGCGATGGCCAGCATCGGTGGTTTTGTTGAGATCGCGCCGCTGTTCACCATCGACGAGACGGTGGAGGCGGCGCCCGACATGCGCGTCTACACGCCTCTGGAACTGGCCGGACGCAACATCTATATCCGCGAAGGCTGTTATGCCTGCCATTCACAGATGATCCGCACGCTGCGTGACGAAGTGGAACGCTATGGGCCTTATTCGCTCGCGGTGGAATCGAAGTATGATCACCCGATGCTCTGGGGATCCAAGCGCACCGGTCCGGATATCGCCCGCCTCGGTGGCAAGTATTCCGACCAGTGGCATGTGGCCCATCTGATCAATCCGCGCGATGTGGTGGCGGAATCGAAGATGCCGAACTACGGCTGGCTGATGCGCGATACGCTACGCGTCGATGACCTTGGCCTGCACCTCAAGGCCATGCGCAAGGTCGGTGTGCCCTATACCGACGCGCAGATCGCCAATGCGACCAAGGATGCAATCGGCCAGGCCTCGCCCGACAGCGATGCCGCCGCCGGCGTATCCGAGCGCTATGGCGAGGCGACCAATGTGCGCGCCTTCGACGGCGTGCCCGGCACGGTGACCGAGATGGATGCGGTGGTGGCCTATCTGCAGATTCTCGGCCGCCTGACCGACGCGGCGCACAAGACGCCGATGAAGACGGAGTAA
- the ccoN gene encoding cytochrome-c oxidase, cbb3-type subunit I, translating into MMVAQLTQNERFFGLVILIALGCLGLVMAAVGQHDPIGMHGWLVVVCSVVMIFVLANGYFAPEPSEARLAHYYDDPSKVGIVLAMIWAVIGMFIGDWVAWLLVYPELTFDAGWASFGRLRPVHTSGVIFGFGGNALIATSFHVLQRTTRARLPDQLSPWFVLLGYNLFCLVAATGYFMGITQSKEYAEPEWYADFWLVIVWVTYFLIYLRTLLRRREPHIYVANWYYMAFILVVAILHIVNNLAMPISFGSAKSYSAFAGVQDAMTQWWYGHNAVAFFLTAGFLGMMYYYLPKRAGRPIFSYRLSIISFWGITFMYMWAGSHHLHYTALPHWVQTLGMTFSVMLLVPSWASAANALLTLNGAWHKVRDDATLRFMMMAAIFYGLSTFEGSFMAIRAVNSLSHYTDWTVGHVHAGALGWVALITFGSIYAVVPWLWKQPRMYSAKLIEWHFWLAMAGTLVYVFSMWNSGVIQGLMWRTYNESGTLSYSFIDSLVAMHPYYFARAVGGLLFLIGAIIGSYNIWMTIRMAANTETSNEAAIGDAAAAGE; encoded by the coding sequence ATGATGGTTGCGCAGCTCACTCAGAATGAACGGTTCTTCGGCCTGGTCATTCTGATCGCGCTTGGATGCCTTGGCCTTGTGATGGCGGCGGTCGGGCAACATGACCCGATCGGCATGCATGGCTGGCTGGTTGTCGTCTGCTCGGTCGTGATGATCTTCGTGCTGGCGAACGGCTACTTCGCGCCGGAGCCGAGTGAAGCCAGGCTTGCGCATTACTACGACGATCCGAGCAAGGTCGGCATCGTGCTGGCGATGATCTGGGCCGTCATCGGCATGTTCATCGGCGACTGGGTCGCGTGGCTGCTGGTGTACCCCGAACTCACCTTCGATGCCGGCTGGGCCAGCTTCGGTCGACTGCGTCCCGTGCATACGTCGGGCGTGATCTTTGGCTTCGGCGGCAATGCGCTGATCGCCACCTCCTTCCATGTGCTGCAGCGTACAACTCGCGCGCGCCTGCCTGATCAGCTGAGCCCGTGGTTCGTGCTGCTGGGCTACAACCTGTTCTGCCTGGTTGCCGCGACGGGCTACTTCATGGGCATCACCCAGTCGAAAGAATATGCCGAGCCGGAATGGTATGCCGATTTCTGGTTGGTGATCGTATGGGTCACCTATTTCCTGATTTACCTGCGTACACTGCTGCGTCGCCGCGAACCGCATATATACGTGGCCAACTGGTATTACATGGCCTTCATCCTGGTGGTAGCGATCCTGCATATCGTCAATAACCTGGCCATGCCGATCTCGTTCGGCTCGGCCAAGAGCTATTCGGCTTTTGCGGGCGTGCAGGATGCGATGACGCAGTGGTGGTACGGCCACAACGCCGTCGCTTTCTTCCTCACCGCGGGCTTCCTTGGCATGATGTATTACTACCTGCCCAAGCGTGCCGGCCGGCCGATCTTCTCGTATCGGCTGTCGATCATCAGCTTCTGGGGCATCACCTTCATGTATATGTGGGCCGGCTCGCATCATCTGCATTACACGGCGTTGCCGCACTGGGTGCAGACGCTGGGCATGACCTTCTCGGTGATGCTGCTGGTACCGAGTTGGGCCTCTGCCGCCAACGCGCTGCTAACGCTGAACGGCGCCTGGCACAAGGTGCGGGATGACGCCACTTTACGCTTCATGATGATGGCGGCGATCTTCTACGGCCTGTCCACCTTTGAAGGCTCATTCATGGCGATCCGTGCCGTGAATTCGCTGTCGCATTACACCGACTGGACTGTCGGCCATGTGCATGCCGGCGCACTCGGCTGGGTGGCGCTGATCACCTTTGGCTCGATCTACGCCGTCGTGCCCTGGCTGTGGAAGCAGCCGCGCATGTATTCGGCAAAACTGATCGAGTGGCATTTCTGGCTCGCGATGGCCGGTACCCTGGTTTATGTCTTCTCGATGTGGAACTCGGGCGTGATCCAGGGCCTGATGTGGCGCACCTATAACGAAAGCGGCACGCTGTCCTATTCCTTCATCGACTCGCTGGTGGCGATGCATCCCTACTACTTCGCCCGCGCTGTCGGCGGTCTGCTCTTCCTGATCGGCGCCATCATCGGCAGCTACAATATCTGGATGACCATCCGCATGGCGGCAAATACCGAGACCAGCAACGAGGCTGCGATCGGCGATGCTGCCGCGGCTGGGGAGTAA
- a CDS encoding glutamine amidotransferase, translated as MKAVALRHVHFEDLGSFAAPIAAAGYDVEYRNADDPDFTAFTAVEPDLLVVLGGPIGVYEAGAYPFLTQEIRLIAERLKAGRPTLGICLGAQLIAAASGAAVYPSDVKEIGFAPIMLNDAGRNSPLRHLQDLPVLHWHGDTYNLPRGATHLASTNLVAQQAFAIDTNVLALQFHPEAVTGSEFERWLVGHAVELAEASIDVRALRRDAARFGGELRHGAVSMISDWLQALAV; from the coding sequence ATGAAGGCTGTCGCGCTTCGGCACGTCCATTTCGAGGATCTGGGCAGTTTTGCCGCGCCAATCGCGGCAGCCGGCTATGATGTCGAATATCGCAACGCCGACGATCCGGACTTTACCGCCTTTACCGCGGTCGAGCCGGATCTGCTGGTTGTGCTGGGCGGGCCGATCGGTGTTTACGAGGCCGGGGCTTATCCCTTCCTGACACAGGAGATCAGGCTGATTGCCGAACGCCTGAAGGCGGGGCGACCGACGCTGGGAATCTGTCTCGGCGCGCAGTTGATCGCGGCCGCATCCGGTGCTGCAGTCTATCCTTCAGATGTGAAGGAGATCGGCTTCGCACCAATTATGCTGAACGACGCGGGTCGCAACAGCCCGCTGCGCCATCTGCAGGATCTGCCTGTGCTGCACTGGCATGGCGATACCTATAACCTGCCGCGCGGAGCCACGCATCTGGCATCGACAAACCTGGTCGCGCAGCAAGCCTTCGCCATCGACACCAATGTTCTCGCCCTGCAGTTTCACCCCGAAGCCGTGACCGGCTCCGAATTCGAGCGTTGGCTGGTCGGCCATGCTGTGGAGTTAGCAGAGGCCAGCATTGATGTCCGAGCCCTGCGGCGGGATGCCGCGCGCTTCGGTGGCGAACTGCGCCATGGTGCCGTCAGCATGATTTCCGATTGGTTACAGGCACTTGCAGTGTAA
- a CDS encoding TlpA family protein disulfide reductase, which translates to MLKRIAPELAVSQWFNTDNPLMLASLRGRVVFLHSFQMLCPGCVSLAIPQAQKIEQVFRNSDLQVIGLHTVFEHHAAMTPVALQAFLHEYRITHPVGVDQPGEGLLPVTMERFQFQGTPSAVIIGRDGSMLHHKFGAEDDMIVGARIASALSMPVPVVETAPQEPADGCADGFCAVPA; encoded by the coding sequence ATGTTGAAGAGGATTGCTCCAGAACTGGCCGTCAGCCAGTGGTTCAACACCGACAACCCGCTCATGCTCGCCAGCTTGCGCGGTCGCGTGGTGTTTCTGCACAGCTTCCAGATGCTGTGCCCAGGCTGTGTCTCGCTCGCTATTCCTCAGGCCCAGAAGATCGAGCAGGTGTTCCGCAATTCCGACCTGCAGGTGATCGGTCTGCACACGGTGTTCGAGCATCATGCCGCCATGACGCCGGTAGCGCTGCAGGCCTTCCTGCATGAATATCGCATTACGCATCCGGTTGGTGTCGACCAGCCGGGTGAGGGCCTGCTGCCGGTGACGATGGAGCGTTTCCAGTTCCAGGGTACGCCGAGCGCGGTGATCATCGGTCGGGACGGCAGCATGCTGCATCACAAGTTCGGTGCGGAAGATGACATGATCGTCGGCGCACGCATCGCCAGCGCACTGTCGATGCCGGTGCCGGTGGTCGAAACCGCACCGCAGGAGCCGGCAGATGGGTGCGCTGATGGTTTCTGCGCGGTGCCCGCATGA
- a CDS encoding carboxymuconolactone decarboxylase family protein has translation MAYVNLVDPNTATGTTVEHLAQIKGAFGMVPNMFKVAANSPAALASMWGSFGALSQGRLGAKLGEQIAVAVADRNNCNYCLAAHTMLGKKAGATTAEMTAAQKGQSADPKTAAILAFVQKVVESRAEISAVDVQALRNVGLDDQDVVEVMAHIALNLFTNYVNVGFDVPVDFPGVKLSRAA, from the coding sequence ATGGCTTACGTTAATCTCGTTGACCCCAACACCGCAACCGGCACGACTGTCGAACACCTGGCGCAGATCAAGGGTGCTTTCGGCATGGTGCCGAATATGTTCAAGGTCGCGGCCAATTCGCCGGCCGCGCTGGCCAGCATGTGGGGCTCGTTTGGCGCCCTGTCGCAGGGCCGGCTGGGCGCCAAGCTGGGCGAGCAGATTGCCGTCGCGGTCGCCGACCGCAACAACTGCAACTACTGCCTCGCCGCCCACACCATGCTGGGCAAGAAGGCCGGCGCCACTACCGCCGAGATGACGGCGGCGCAGAAGGGGCAGTCGGCTGACCCGAAGACCGCCGCCATTCTCGCCTTCGTGCAGAAGGTGGTGGAGAGTCGGGCGGAAATCTCGGCCGTCGATGTGCAGGCTTTGCGCAATGTCGGCCTGGATGACCAGGATGTTGTCGAGGTGATGGCGCATATCGCACTCAACCTCTTCACCAACTACGTCAACGTCGGCTTCGATGTGCCGGTCGATTTCCCGGGCGTGAAGCTGTCGCGGGCGGCGTAA
- a CDS encoding MarR family winged helix-turn-helix transcriptional regulator, whose product MTKDLPDTNAIADRITDGLKRVAAVMRSDEWSTAQAMSITPTQLQILNVLEGRMRGLRVTEIAAHLGVSQPTATDSATALLRKGYVEKVAGVDRRSSLLVLTVEGRKALRQAGRAENATRDAVEELPAAEQEELLVSLVRVINTLQEAGAVPVQRMCVTCKYFEPHRHAGKQGPHHCHFVNAPLRRRDFRVDCREHEIADPDTRAATWGSLQTG is encoded by the coding sequence ATGACAAAGGACCTGCCAGACACCAACGCCATTGCCGACCGCATCACCGACGGGCTGAAGCGGGTTGCCGCGGTTATGCGGTCGGACGAATGGAGTACTGCGCAAGCGATGAGCATTACGCCCACGCAGTTGCAGATCCTGAACGTGTTGGAAGGCCGGATGAGGGGGCTGCGGGTCACCGAGATCGCTGCCCATCTCGGCGTCAGCCAGCCCACCGCGACCGACTCCGCCACTGCGCTGTTGCGCAAGGGCTATGTCGAGAAGGTGGCCGGAGTCGACCGGCGGTCGAGCCTGCTGGTCCTGACCGTGGAAGGTCGCAAGGCGTTGCGGCAGGCGGGCAGGGCCGAGAATGCCACGCGTGACGCAGTCGAGGAGTTGCCGGCGGCGGAGCAGGAAGAACTGCTGGTGTCGCTGGTCCGGGTGATCAACACGCTGCAGGAAGCCGGTGCCGTGCCGGTGCAGCGCATGTGCGTCACCTGCAAGTATTTCGAACCACATCGCCATGCGGGCAAGCAGGGCCCGCATCACTGCCATTTTGTGAATGCGCCATTGCGACGACGGGATTTCCGCGTCGACTGTCGCGAACACGAAATCGCCGATCCCGACACCCGGGCTGCCACCTGGGGGTCACTCCAAACGGGATAG
- a CDS encoding catalase gives MTDSAKPKNLTHANGAPVTDNFNIMTAGPRGPALLQDIWLLEKLAHFDREVIPERRMHAKGSGAYGSFTVTKDITQYSKAKIFSEIGKQTDLFVRFSTVAGERGAADAERDIRGFAIKFYTEEGNWDLVGNNTPVFFLRDPLRFPDLNHAVKRDPRTGMRSANNNWDFWTLLPEALHQVTIVMSDRGIPKSYRHMHGFGSHTFSFINAQDERFWVKFTLKTHQGIENLTDAESAALIGGDRESHQRDLLTSIDKGDFPRWTLYVQIMPEVDAVTYPLNPFDLTKVWPHKDYPLIEVGVLELNRNPENVFAEVEQAGFSPANVVPGIGFSPDKMLQARLFSYGDAQRYRLGVNFNTIPVNAPKCPFHSYHRDGAMRTDGNHGARIGYVPNSYKEWQDRPELNEKPLALRGDAWHWDHRLDDDYYSQPGDLFRLMTPAQQQVLFENTARAMGDAAPEIKQRHINNCTKADPAYGAGVAKALQAADALAAAE, from the coding sequence ATGACCGACAGTGCGAAGCCGAAAAACCTGACGCATGCCAATGGCGCGCCGGTGACTGACAACTTCAACATCATGACGGCGGGGCCGCGCGGTCCGGCGCTGCTGCAGGATATCTGGTTGCTCGAAAAGCTGGCGCATTTCGACCGCGAGGTGATCCCCGAGCGTCGCATGCATGCCAAGGGTTCGGGCGCCTACGGCAGCTTCACGGTCACGAAAGACATCACGCAATACTCCAAGGCCAAGATTTTCTCAGAGATCGGCAAGCAGACCGACCTTTTCGTGCGCTTTTCCACCGTGGCCGGCGAGCGTGGCGCCGCCGATGCCGAGCGCGACATTCGCGGCTTTGCCATCAAGTTCTACACCGAGGAAGGCAACTGGGACCTGGTTGGCAACAACACGCCGGTCTTCTTCCTGCGCGATCCGCTGCGTTTCCCCGATCTGAATCATGCCGTGAAGCGCGATCCGCGCACCGGCATGCGCAGCGCCAACAACAACTGGGATTTCTGGACATTGCTGCCCGAAGCGCTGCACCAGGTCACCATCGTGATGAGCGATCGCGGTATCCCGAAGAGCTATCGCCATATGCATGGCTTTGGCAGCCACACCTTCAGCTTCATCAATGCCCAGGACGAGCGATTCTGGGTCAAGTTCACGCTCAAGACCCATCAAGGTATCGAGAATCTGACCGATGCCGAGTCTGCAGCCCTGATCGGCGGCGACCGTGAAAGCCACCAGCGCGATCTGCTGACCAGTATCGACAAGGGCGACTTCCCGCGCTGGACCCTTTACGTGCAGATCATGCCGGAAGTGGATGCCGTCACCTATCCGCTCAATCCTTTCGATCTCACCAAAGTCTGGCCGCACAAGGACTACCCGCTGATCGAGGTCGGCGTGCTGGAATTGAACCGCAATCCCGAGAATGTTTTTGCTGAAGTGGAGCAGGCCGGGTTTTCCCCGGCCAATGTGGTGCCCGGCATCGGCTTCTCACCGGACAAGATGCTGCAGGCGCGGCTGTTCTCCTATGGTGATGCCCAGCGTTATCGCCTTGGCGTCAATTTCAACACCATTCCGGTCAACGCACCGAAATGCCCGTTCCACAGCTACCATCGCGATGGCGCCATGCGCACCGATGGCAACCACGGCGCCCGGATCGGCTATGTGCCGAACAGCTACAAGGAATGGCAGGACAGGCCGGAGCTGAATGAAAAGCCGCTGGCACTGCGCGGCGATGCCTGGCACTGGGACCATCGCTTGGACGACGACTATTACTCGCAGCCCGGCGACCTGTTCCGCCTGATGACGCCGGCCCAGCAGCAGGTGTTGTTCGAGAATACCGCCCGCGCCATGGGCGATGCCGCACCCGAGATCAAGCAGCGCCATATCAACAACTGCACCAAGGCCGATCCGGCCTATGGCGCCGGCGTCGCCAAAGCGCTGCAGGCGGCGGACGCCCTGGCGGCTGCCGAGTAA
- a CDS encoding alpha/beta fold hydrolase → MDSPMTMNNTFSTSRRTVLKCGMGVAAMAALPAVAFAQSAPVTLTPSAKDIQIMDTITTKDGTKIFYKDWGSRDAQPVVFHHGWPLSADDWDNQMLFFYAKGYRVIAHDRRGHGRSTQTYTGNEMDTYAADVIELARALDLKNAIHVGHSTGGGEVARYVARAEKGRVAKAVLIGAVPPVMVKSDKNPGGLPLEVFDGFRAAHVANRAQFFLDVAAGPFFGFNRPDAKPSQGIIQNWWRQGMMGGTKAQLDCIKAFSETDFTEDLKQIDVPVLVMHGDDDQIVPIGASAHLSIKLLKKGTLKVYKGLGHGIATINADLVNEDLLAFFKA, encoded by the coding sequence ATGGACAGCCCGATGACCATGAACAACACATTCTCCACCTCGCGCCGCACCGTTCTCAAGTGCGGAATGGGCGTGGCTGCCATGGCCGCGCTGCCTGCCGTCGCCTTTGCCCAGTCGGCACCTGTCACTCTCACTCCCTCAGCCAAGGATATCCAGATCATGGACACGATCACCACCAAGGACGGCACGAAGATCTTCTACAAGGATTGGGGTTCGCGCGATGCGCAGCCGGTTGTCTTCCATCATGGCTGGCCGCTCAGTGCCGACGACTGGGACAACCAGATGCTCTTCTTCTACGCCAAGGGTTATCGGGTGATCGCACATGATCGCCGTGGCCATGGCCGCTCGACCCAGACCTATACCGGCAACGAGATGGACACCTACGCCGCCGATGTGATCGAACTGGCGCGGGCGCTGGACCTGAAGAACGCCATCCATGTCGGCCATTCCACCGGCGGCGGCGAGGTCGCGCGCTATGTCGCCCGTGCTGAAAAGGGCCGGGTGGCCAAGGCGGTGCTGATCGGCGCCGTGCCACCCGTGATGGTGAAGTCGGACAAGAATCCGGGCGGCCTGCCGCTTGAGGTGTTCGACGGTTTCCGCGCCGCCCATGTCGCCAATCGCGCGCAGTTCTTCCTGGATGTCGCGGCGGGGCCCTTCTTTGGTTTCAACCGCCCGGACGCCAAGCCGTCGCAGGGCATCATCCAGAATTGGTGGCGCCAGGGCATGATGGGCGGCACCAAGGCGCAGCTCGATTGCATCAAGGCCTTCTCGGAAACCGACTTTACCGAAGACCTGAAGCAGATCGACGTGCCGGTGCTGGTGATGCATGGCGATGACGATCAGATCGTGCCGATCGGTGCCTCGGCCCATCTTTCCATCAAGCTGCTCAAGAAGGGCACGCTGAAGGTTTATAAGGGACTTGGCCACGGTATCGCGACCATCAACGCGGATCTGGTCAACGAAGATTTGCTCGCCTTCTTCAAGGCCTGA
- a CDS encoding PAS domain-containing sensor histidine kinase, whose translation MSSVIQPDMAVGSGVPADSVAHDEALKASEYRYRNLFQAMAASFWEIDFTPVGAMLRQLKEQGVRDFRQHFRDNPAFVREMMRASRIIDVNDQTLALFADGDREVMNRLPLDAFWPEESTGVYAESVLAAISKQPNFSTETRLKKSNGEVFDALFTACFPAESVTRGTLLIGVIDISERKKAFADLERSETRYRNLFNSMGVTCYQLDIRGLKKLYEPLISQGVTDLAAYMEENPGFVRQAMDATIIVDVNDSVVAFMGAKNREEVLGPVTRFWIEDDCDGFKQSLASGYAGNPRFETETRHRTLDGRKIDVLFTVAAAPTMREAGFVLVSMVDITARVQAQSALEKVQNEFAHAARISMLGELTASLAHEINQPLAAISANAAAGLRWLSRPEPDMPEITAITRRMAADAQRAGEIISRIRLMASRQSPEKSSVPVNSLIEEAILFLRHEMQAQGVTVAMDLDKDIPTVPGDRTQLQQVVVNLAMNAIQAMSHAGAESRVIRVSSQLTDSQILRISVDDSGPGVPKDERGKLFDSFYTTKPDGMGMGLPICRSIIERHGGEIWVEPGASGGARFSFTLPIA comes from the coding sequence ATGAGCAGCGTCATTCAGCCCGATATGGCCGTGGGATCCGGTGTCCCCGCCGACTCGGTCGCGCATGACGAGGCGCTGAAGGCCAGCGAATACCGTTACCGCAACCTGTTCCAGGCGATGGCCGCGTCGTTCTGGGAGATCGATTTCACGCCGGTCGGCGCCATGCTGCGGCAGCTCAAGGAGCAGGGCGTCAGGGACTTCCGGCAGCATTTCCGCGACAACCCGGCCTTCGTACGCGAGATGATGCGTGCCAGTCGCATCATTGATGTGAATGACCAGACGCTTGCTCTCTTTGCCGACGGCGACCGGGAAGTGATGAACCGGTTACCGCTCGATGCCTTCTGGCCCGAGGAAAGCACCGGCGTCTATGCCGAAAGCGTGTTGGCCGCCATCTCGAAGCAGCCAAATTTCTCAACCGAAACTCGCCTGAAAAAGTCGAATGGTGAAGTCTTCGACGCGCTGTTCACCGCCTGCTTTCCGGCGGAATCGGTGACCAGGGGCACGCTGCTGATCGGCGTCATCGACATCAGCGAACGCAAGAAGGCCTTTGCCGATCTGGAACGGAGCGAGACACGCTACCGCAACCTGTTCAACTCAATGGGCGTCACCTGTTATCAGCTCGACATCCGGGGCCTGAAAAAACTTTACGAGCCATTGATCAGCCAGGGCGTCACTGACCTGGCCGCGTATATGGAGGAGAATCCGGGCTTCGTCAGGCAGGCCATGGATGCCACCATCATCGTGGATGTGAATGACAGTGTCGTTGCCTTCATGGGTGCCAAAAACCGCGAAGAGGTATTGGGTCCGGTAACGCGCTTCTGGATCGAGGATGATTGTGACGGTTTCAAGCAGTCGCTGGCGTCTGGCTACGCCGGTAATCCGCGATTTGAAACGGAAACCCGGCACCGGACGCTGGATGGTCGCAAGATCGACGTCCTTTTCACCGTCGCGGCTGCTCCGACAATGCGCGAGGCTGGCTTCGTTCTGGTCAGCATGGTTGACATCACCGCGCGCGTGCAGGCGCAGTCGGCGCTCGAGAAGGTGCAGAATGAATTCGCCCATGCCGCCCGCATCTCAATGCTGGGGGAGCTGACGGCATCGCTGGCCCATGAAATCAACCAGCCGCTGGCTGCCATTTCCGCGAATGCTGCGGCCGGTCTGCGCTGGCTGTCGCGGCCCGAGCCCGACATGCCCGAGATCACCGCGATCACCAGGCGAATGGCGGCCGATGCGCAGCGGGCCGGGGAGATCATCTCACGCATCCGTCTGATGGCCTCGCGACAGTCGCCGGAGAAATCGTCCGTGCCGGTCAACAGCCTGATCGAGGAAGCGATTCTCTTCCTGCGCCACGAGATGCAGGCGCAGGGCGTCACGGTCGCCATGGATCTCGACAAGGATATCCCGACCGTGCCGGGCGACCGCACGCAACTGCAGCAGGTGGTCGTCAATCTGGCCATGAATGCCATTCAGGCCATGTCGCATGCCGGCGCCGAAAGCCGGGTTATCCGGGTTTCGAGCCAGCTAACCGACAGCCAGATACTGCGGATATCGGTGGACGACAGCGGGCCGGGCGTGCCCAAGGACGAGCGCGGCAAGCTGTTCGACAGCTTCTACACGACCAAGCCGGACGGCATGGGCATGGGCCTGCCGATCTGCCGCTCGATCATCGAACGGCATGGTGGAGAAATCTGGGTTGAGCCTGGCGCCAGCGGGGGCGCACGCTTTTCCTTCACACTGCCGATCGCCTGA
- a CDS encoding response regulator transcription factor, with amino-acid sequence MNADLGWHPYIRVDQFPVCRACSGIEGRRTRVTAIPHISVVDDDESLRHALAALVRSMGFQTTAFASAEDFLAAPELQSTNCLVTDIQMPGMSGIDLRRKLTERGIELPVIMITARTESGLQEKALASGAMFVLRKPFEADVLANCIEQALA; translated from the coding sequence ATGAATGCCGATCTCGGCTGGCATCCCTATATTCGGGTCGATCAGTTCCCAGTGTGTCGGGCGTGCTCCGGCATAGAAGGTCGGCGTACCCGCGTGACAGCTATCCCCCATATCTCGGTAGTCGACGATGACGAATCGCTGCGGCATGCTCTTGCCGCCCTCGTGCGATCGATGGGATTCCAGACCACCGCCTTCGCCTCGGCCGAAGATTTCCTGGCGGCCCCGGAACTGCAGTCCACCAATTGCCTCGTCACCGACATCCAGATGCCGGGCATGAGCGGTATCGATCTCAGACGAAAGTTGACTGAACGCGGCATCGAGTTGCCTGTTATAATGATCACTGCACGGACGGAATCCGGTTTGCAGGAAAAGGCCCTGGCCAGCGGCGCGATGTTTGTACTCCGCAAGCCCTTCGAGGCCGATGTGCTGGCAAACTGTATCGAACAGGCGTTGGCCTAG